From Pseudoleptotrichia goodfellowii, a single genomic window includes:
- the lpdA gene encoding dihydrolipoyl dehydrogenase, which translates to MATEIIMPKAGIDMTEGQIIKWNKKEGDKVEAGEILLEIMTDKTSMELEAEESGYLIKILKGEGETVPVTQVIGYIGAEGEAAPAGDAPSAAPASESAPQKAEPVQKETKSEEVKPAAKAEKGEDEFDVVVIGGGPAGYVAAIRAAQLGGKIAVVEKSELGGTCLNRGCIPTKTFLKNAEIIEGIEMSAKRGIILESEKFKVDMPKVISLKNEIVKTLTNGVQGLLKSNSVKIFKGVGKINKDKDVVVNGEKVLRTDKIILAGGSKVGSVNIPGIESKRVLTSDDILDLKELPKSLVVIGGGVVGVELGQAYMSFGSEVTVIEMMDRIVPGVDREASETLRKALEKKGMKILTSSKINEIIDQGDKLVIKLEGKEDVIAEKALLSIGRVPDLEAVGELDLEMERGKIKVDKFMETSIKGIYAPGDVNGIKMLAHAAFRMGEIAAENAILGNHRETKLETTPSAIYTIPEVGMVGLTEEQAKEKYDISVGKFAFVGNGRALASGDTTGFVKVIADKKYGEILGVHIVGQSAAEIINEASSLMAMEITVDEVIKTIHGHPTFSEALFEACADVLGEAIHLPKKK; encoded by the coding sequence ATGGCAACTGAAATTATAATGCCTAAAGCCGGAATAGATATGACTGAAGGGCAGATAATAAAATGGAATAAAAAAGAAGGGGATAAAGTTGAAGCGGGAGAAATTCTGCTTGAAATTATGACCGACAAAACAAGTATGGAATTGGAAGCCGAAGAATCGGGATATTTAATTAAAATATTAAAAGGAGAAGGAGAAACTGTACCGGTAACACAAGTTATCGGATATATTGGTGCAGAAGGAGAAGCAGCTCCTGCGGGAGATGCTCCGAGTGCAGCTCCGGCAAGTGAATCTGCACCTCAAAAAGCCGAACCTGTGCAAAAAGAAACTAAATCTGAAGAAGTTAAACCTGCTGCTAAAGCTGAAAAAGGCGAAGATGAATTTGACGTAGTAGTAATCGGAGGAGGGCCTGCAGGTTATGTTGCGGCAATCAGAGCAGCTCAATTAGGCGGAAAAATAGCGGTAGTTGAAAAAAGTGAGCTTGGAGGAACATGCTTGAACAGAGGATGTATCCCAACAAAAACTTTCCTTAAAAATGCGGAAATAATCGAAGGAATAGAAATGTCCGCAAAAAGAGGAATTATTTTGGAAAGTGAAAAATTCAAAGTGGATATGCCTAAAGTAATAAGCCTTAAAAATGAAATAGTCAAAACATTGACTAACGGAGTTCAGGGATTATTAAAAAGTAACAGCGTAAAAATCTTTAAAGGTGTAGGAAAAATAAATAAAGATAAAGATGTTGTAGTAAACGGAGAAAAAGTATTGAGAACTGACAAAATAATCCTTGCAGGAGGATCAAAAGTAGGTTCTGTAAATATACCGGGAATTGAAAGCAAAAGAGTACTTACAAGTGATGATATACTTGACTTGAAAGAACTTCCAAAATCTCTTGTCGTAATCGGTGGAGGAGTAGTCGGAGTTGAATTGGGACAGGCATATATGTCATTCGGAAGTGAAGTTACAGTTATAGAAATGATGGACAGAATAGTTCCGGGAGTAGACAGAGAGGCTTCGGAAACATTAAGAAAAGCATTAGAGAAAAAAGGAATGAAAATACTTACATCTTCAAAAATCAATGAAATCATCGATCAGGGAGATAAACTTGTAATTAAATTGGAAGGAAAAGAAGATGTAATTGCTGAAAAAGCATTATTATCCATAGGAAGAGTGCCTGATTTGGAAGCTGTCGGAGAACTTGACCTTGAAATGGAAAGAGGAAAAATAAAAGTCGACAAATTTATGGAAACAAGCATAAAAGGAATTTATGCACCGGGAGATGTAAACGGAATAAAAATGTTGGCTCATGCAGCATTCAGAATGGGAGAAATTGCGGCTGAAAATGCGATTTTAGGAAATCACAGAGAAACTAAACTTGAAACAACACCTTCGGCAATTTATACAATTCCTGAAGTAGGAATGGTAGGATTGACAGAAGAACAGGCAAAAGAAAAATACGATATAAGCGTAGGAAAATTTGCATTTGTAGGAAATGGAAGAGCATTAGCTTCGGGAGATACTACAGGATTTGTTAAAGTTATTGCTGATAAGAAATACGGAGAAATATTGGGAGTACACATTGTAGGACAATCAGCAGCAGAAATTATAAATGAAGCATCATCACTAATGGCAATGGAAATCACAGTAGATGAAGTAATAAAAACTATACACGGACACCCTACATTCTCGGAAGCTCTGTTTGAAGCATGTGCAGATGTGTTGGGAGAAGCTATACACTTGCCTAAAAAGAAATAG
- a CDS encoding dihydrolipoamide acetyltransferase, whose translation MENDKLRATPAARNLAKRLGVDLFRVQGSGAKGRVHKEDVEIFNYEKRIHISPLAAKIAKDYDINLDNVVGSGHNGKIMRDDILKLIAKPQEKEELIRHEVPKTVEAKQVTEEDIEMIPMSPMRKVISKRMSESYFTAPTFTLNYEIDMTEIKALRTKILDTILENTGKKVTITDIVAFAVVKTLMKHKYINSSLSEDGSQIIFHNYVSLAIAVGMDDGLLVPVIKNADKMSLSELVVNSKEIVSKALAMKLSPAEQSGSTFTISNLGMYGVQSFNPIINQPNSAILGVAGTVDKPVVVNGEIVVRPIMTLSLTIDHRVVDGLAGAKFMQDLKKLLENPISMLV comes from the coding sequence ATGGAAAATGATAAATTGAGAGCCACACCCGCTGCAAGAAATCTGGCTAAAAGACTTGGAGTAGATCTTTTCAGAGTTCAGGGAAGTGGAGCAAAAGGCAGAGTTCATAAAGAAGATGTAGAAATTTTCAATTATGAAAAAAGAATTCATATATCGCCTCTTGCCGCTAAAATAGCTAAAGATTATGACATAAATTTGGATAATGTAGTCGGAAGCGGTCATAACGGTAAAATAATGAGAGATGATATATTGAAATTGATTGCAAAACCTCAGGAAAAAGAAGAACTCATAAGACATGAAGTGCCTAAAACAGTGGAAGCAAAACAGGTTACAGAAGAAGATATAGAAATGATACCTATGTCGCCTATGAGAAAAGTAATTTCCAAGAGAATGTCGGAAAGCTATTTCACTGCACCTACGTTTACGTTGAATTATGAAATAGATATGACTGAAATAAAAGCATTAAGAACGAAAATATTGGATACAATATTGGAAAATACAGGTAAAAAAGTTACTATTACAGATATAGTAGCATTTGCAGTAGTAAAAACATTAATGAAACACAAATATATAAATTCGAGTTTATCCGAAGACGGAAGTCAGATTATTTTCCATAATTACGTAAGTTTGGCAATAGCAGTGGGAATGGATGACGGACTTCTTGTACCGGTAATAAAAAATGCGGATAAAATGTCATTGTCCGAACTGGTTGTAAACTCTAAAGAAATAGTATCAAAAGCTCTTGCAATGAAACTTTCTCCTGCCGAACAGTCAGGAAGTACATTTACTATAAGTAATTTGGGAATGTACGGAGTTCAAAGTTTCAATCCTATTATAAATCAGCCTAACTCGGCTATATTGGGAGTTGCGGGAACAGTAGATAAACCTGTTGTAGTAAACGGGGAAATCGTAGTAAGACCTATTATGACTTTAAGTCTGACAATAGATCACAGAGTAGTAGACGGACTTGCAGGGGCAAAATTCATGCAGGATCTGAAAAAATTATTGGAAAATCCTATATCAATGTTAGTGTAA
- a CDS encoding alpha-ketoacid dehydrogenase subunit beta: MSDQTKLMTVKEAIITAMSEEMRRDENIFLMGEDVGIFGGDFGTSVGMLEEFGPERIKDTPISESAISGTAIGAAMTGLRPIVDVTFMDFIVYMMDNIVNQAAKTRYMFGGKGQVPVTFRCAAGSGVGSAAQHSQSLESWFCHIPGLKVVAPGTPADVKGLLKSAIRDNNPVIFLEYKAQYNMKGEVPLDPDFVIPLGKGEIKKEGSDITIVTYGRMLERVMKAAEEVEKEGISVEVVDPRTLIPLDKELILNSVKKTGRVILVNDAHKTNGYIGEIASMICESDAFDFLDSPIVRLASEDVPVPYNHTLETAIVPSVEKIKNAIHKVMNKQ, translated from the coding sequence ATGAGTGATCAAACAAAGTTAATGACTGTAAAAGAAGCAATAATAACAGCAATGTCTGAAGAAATGAGAAGAGATGAAAATATATTTTTAATGGGAGAAGATGTAGGAATATTCGGAGGGGATTTCGGAACATCAGTAGGAATGCTTGAAGAATTCGGTCCTGAAAGAATAAAAGATACTCCTATTTCAGAATCGGCAATATCAGGAACAGCTATAGGTGCTGCAATGACAGGATTAAGACCTATTGTCGATGTGACATTTATGGATTTTATAGTATATATGATGGATAATATAGTAAATCAGGCTGCAAAAACAAGATATATGTTCGGAGGAAAGGGACAGGTACCTGTAACATTCAGATGTGCAGCGGGATCGGGAGTAGGATCTGCGGCACAACACTCGCAATCATTGGAGTCATGGTTCTGTCATATACCGGGATTGAAAGTCGTAGCACCGGGAACACCTGCAGATGTGAAAGGGCTTTTGAAATCGGCTATTAGAGATAACAACCCTGTAATATTTTTGGAATATAAAGCACAGTACAATATGAAAGGCGAAGTACCTCTTGATCCGGACTTTGTCATTCCTTTAGGAAAAGGGGAAATTAAAAAAGAAGGAAGCGATATAACAATAGTAACATACGGAAGAATGCTTGAAAGAGTTATGAAAGCTGCTGAAGAAGTGGAAAAAGAAGGAATAAGCGTAGAAGTTGTAGATCCGAGAACATTGATTCCTTTGGATAAAGAGTTAATTTTAAATTCAGTAAAGAAAACAGGAAGAGTGATTCTTGTAAACGATGCTCATAAAACAAACGGATACATCGGAGAAATAGCTTCAATGATTTGCGAAAGCGACGCATTTGATTTTCTTGACAGTCCTATCGTAAGATTGGCTTCGGAAGATGTGCCTGTTCCTTATAACCATACACTTGAAACTGCTATAGTACCGAGTGTTGAAAAAATAAAAAATGCAATTCATAAAGTAATGAATAAACAATAG
- a CDS encoding thiamine pyrophosphate-dependent dehydrogenase E1 component subunit alpha yields the protein MELSKNRLLNMYELMLDIRNFDLKVNQLVKRGMVPGMTHLSVGEEAANIGALSALNPDDIITSNHRGHGQVIGKGIDLNGMMAEIMGKATGTCKGKGGSMHIADLENGNLGANGIVGGGQGIAVGAAYTQKVKKTGKIVVCFFGDGATNEGSFHETLNLASVWKVPVIFYSINNGYGISTSIKKVMNTEHIYERAAAYGIPGYFIEDGNDVLEVYKKFEEAVKYVREGNGPVLIESVTYRWFGHSSSDPGKYRTKEEVDEWKKKDPILKFGKYLVENKIATQEELDKLDEISKQKIEDAVEFAKNSPEPTIESAFEDIYAD from the coding sequence ATGGAACTTTCTAAAAACAGATTGTTGAACATGTACGAATTGATGCTGGACATAAGAAATTTCGATTTAAAAGTAAACCAGCTTGTAAAAAGAGGTATGGTACCGGGAATGACACATTTATCGGTAGGTGAGGAAGCTGCAAACATAGGAGCTTTGTCAGCTTTAAATCCTGATGATATTATTACATCCAATCACAGAGGACACGGTCAGGTTATAGGAAAAGGGATAGACCTTAACGGAATGATGGCTGAAATAATGGGAAAAGCTACAGGAACATGTAAAGGAAAAGGCGGATCTATGCACATTGCCGACCTTGAAAACGGAAATCTCGGTGCTAACGGAATTGTCGGTGGAGGACAGGGAATAGCAGTCGGAGCCGCATATACACAAAAGGTTAAAAAGACAGGAAAAATAGTCGTATGCTTTTTCGGAGACGGAGCTACAAATGAAGGAAGTTTTCATGAAACATTGAACTTGGCTTCAGTCTGGAAAGTACCTGTTATTTTCTATTCTATAAATAACGGATACGGAATCAGCACTTCCATAAAAAAAGTTATGAATACTGAGCATATATATGAGAGAGCTGCTGCATACGGAATACCGGGATACTTTATAGAAGACGGAAATGACGTTCTTGAAGTTTATAAAAAATTTGAAGAAGCTGTAAAATACGTAAGAGAAGGAAACGGACCTGTATTAATAGAAAGTGTTACATACAGATGGTTCGGACATTCGAGTTCGGATCCTGGAAAATACAGAACAAAAGAAGAAGTGGATGAATGGAAGAAAAAAGATCCTATACTTAAATTCGGAAAATATTTAGTTGAAAATAAAATAGCAACTCAGGAAGAATTGGATAAATTGGATGAGATTTCAAAACAGAAAATAGAAGATGCGGTAGAATTTGCAAAAAACAGCCCTGAGCCGACTATCGAATCGGCTTTTGAAGATATTTATGCCGACTAA
- the rpsP gene encoding 30S ribosomal protein S16, giving the protein MVKLRLTRLGRKKVPFYRIAAMEALTQRDGKAIAYLGTYNPLVEEDKQVVLKEEEILRFLSNGAQPTETVKSILTKAGVWEKFQATKKKK; this is encoded by the coding sequence ATGGTAAAATTAAGATTAACAAGATTGGGAAGAAAAAAAGTTCCTTTTTACAGAATAGCTGCAATGGAAGCATTGACACAAAGAGACGGTAAAGCAATAGCTTATTTGGGAACATACAATCCTTTAGTTGAAGAAGATAAACAGGTAGTTTTGAAAGAAGAAGAAATATTGAGATTCCTTTCTAACGGAGCACAACCTACAGAAACTGTAAAAAGTATTTTAACTAAAGCAGGCGTATGGGAGAAGTTTCAGGCGACTAAAAAGAAAAAATAA
- a CDS encoding flavodoxin family protein, with protein MSTLVVYSTLTGNTKKVAEAVFEAISGEKELKNVSEVEKTENFEKFDKIIFGYWVDKGDADERMKKFMAKVKNKTVGAFGTLGAKPDSDHAKRCLEKVKTFLEENGNKVEREFICRGAIDPKLLDKFRKMTAEGMTGHHAATPEAEKRWAEAAKHPNEEDFENAKRAFEGF; from the coding sequence ATGAGTACATTGGTTGTATATTCGACATTGACAGGAAATACTAAAAAAGTAGCTGAAGCTGTATTTGAGGCAATAAGCGGCGAAAAAGAACTGAAAAATGTATCGGAAGTTGAAAAAACAGAGAACTTTGAAAAATTCGACAAAATAATATTCGGTTACTGGGTAGATAAAGGCGATGCTGACGAAAGAATGAAAAAATTTATGGCAAAAGTGAAAAATAAGACTGTCGGAGCTTTCGGGACATTGGGAGCAAAGCCTGATTCTGACCATGCCAAAAGATGTCTTGAGAAAGTTAAGACTTTTCTTGAAGAAAACGGCAATAAAGTAGAAAGAGAGTTTATATGCCGTGGAGCGATAGATCCGAAACTTCTGGATAAATTCAGAAAAATGACAGCCGAAGGAATGACAGGACATCATGCGGCAACGCCCGAAGCTGAAAAACGTTGGGCTGAAGCAGCTAAACATCCCAATGAGGAAGACTTTGAAAATGCAAAAAGAGCTTTTGAAGGATTTTAA
- a CDS encoding radical SAM protein, with amino-acid sequence MFSQRFKSHHDVGGIILQHFGHMKRPVPPTEVEKMLMTKAKEEKGAMYVHIPYCDKICSFCNLNRKQLDNDLEDYTDFLIKEFEKYGKTDYMKSKKLDAAFFGGGTPTILREHQIEKILKCIKQNYNFTEDYEFTFESTLHNLNDKKLEILQKNGVNRLSIGIQSFSPKGRDTLNRTYTKEETVKRLKKVKDNFDGLVCIDIIYNYPEETVEEATEDADIIADLKLDSSSFYSLIIFDGSKMSKDIKENRLELDYKLETDRKLHNAFVKRLLSKGDYEILEHTKIVRKNGDKYKYIKLLNSQTDTLPIGVGAGGKLGNFDIFRMSPDKQFFMAASEEERKLKTLSGLLQYPVVYFSEIKKYILEGVFDKIHNLFKIFDEKKYLKLYDDRYEITVDGLFWGNNIDSEVIKICLGG; translated from the coding sequence ATGTTCAGTCAACGTTTTAAATCGCATCATGATGTAGGAGGGATTATTTTACAGCACTTCGGGCATATGAAAAGACCCGTTCCGCCTACAGAAGTGGAAAAAATGCTTATGACAAAGGCAAAAGAGGAAAAAGGAGCAATGTACGTCCATATTCCTTATTGTGATAAAATATGTTCTTTTTGTAATCTTAACAGAAAACAGTTGGATAATGATTTGGAAGATTATACGGACTTTCTGATTAAAGAATTTGAAAAGTACGGAAAAACCGATTATATGAAAAGCAAAAAGCTGGATGCAGCATTTTTCGGAGGAGGGACTCCTACAATATTACGTGAGCATCAAATTGAAAAAATATTGAAGTGTATAAAACAAAATTATAATTTTACCGAAGATTATGAGTTCACTTTTGAAAGTACATTGCATAATCTTAATGATAAAAAATTGGAAATTCTGCAAAAAAACGGAGTGAACAGACTAAGTATAGGAATACAGTCTTTTTCGCCTAAAGGTCGGGACACTTTGAACAGAACATACACCAAAGAGGAAACCGTAAAAAGGCTGAAAAAAGTAAAAGATAATTTTGACGGGCTTGTCTGCATTGACATAATTTATAATTATCCTGAAGAAACAGTAGAGGAAGCAACTGAAGATGCAGATATTATTGCAGATTTGAAACTGGACAGTTCGAGTTTTTATTCGCTTATAATATTTGACGGATCAAAAATGTCCAAAGATATAAAAGAAAACAGACTGGAACTTGATTATAAACTGGAAACAGACAGAAAACTCCACAATGCTTTCGTTAAAAGACTGCTTTCCAAAGGAGATTACGAAATATTGGAACACACGAAAATCGTAAGAAAAAACGGAGATAAGTATAAATATATAAAACTTTTAAATTCTCAGACGGACACTCTTCCCATAGGAGTAGGGGCAGGAGGGAAATTGGGTAATTTTGATATATTCAGAATGAGTCCTGATAAACAGTTTTTTATGGCAGCTTCCGAAGAAGAAAGGAAACTTAAAACTTTAAGCGGATTATTACAATATCCTGTTGTTTATTTTTCAGAAATAAAAAAATACATACTCGAAGGAGTATTTGACAAAATACATAATCTGTTTAAAATATTTGATGAAAAGAAATACTTAAAGCTGTATGATGACCGTTATGAGATAACTGTTGACGGTTTATTCTGGGGAAACAATATAGACAGTGAAGTTATAAAAATATGTTTGGGAGGTTAG
- a CDS encoding HugZ family heme oxygenase: MKDRILNHMNEDHNDVLALYVRYFNKRDDVKEARLIDVNEEEMTLHVNGNEDVKVKFTKRTEFEHMHLEMVKMAKIARKELGIPAPERYKDKSHLQEEEIKIEINDFIRKFKSVILGTVTEDGEPNVTYAPFLRFRGDDYIFISTTGDHFDNLKNNGKLEVLFIEDEEKSKMISARTRVRYKAVAEFLERNAQFEEIMDEFQQKDSLIKMTRTMKDFYLVKLKLIKGRYIKGIGKAYDIAENGEIKHITQDGHVYGHKEK, translated from the coding sequence ATGAAAGACAGAATTTTAAATCATATGAATGAAGATCATAACGATGTACTTGCATTATATGTGCGTTATTTTAATAAAAGAGATGATGTAAAAGAAGCAAGATTAATAGATGTAAACGAAGAAGAAATGACATTGCATGTAAACGGGAATGAAGATGTAAAAGTGAAGTTTACAAAAAGAACTGAATTTGAGCATATGCACCTCGAAATGGTAAAAATGGCGAAAATAGCAAGAAAAGAATTAGGAATTCCCGCTCCTGAAAGATACAAAGATAAAAGTCATTTACAGGAAGAAGAAATAAAAATCGAAATAAATGACTTTATAAGAAAATTTAAGTCGGTTATATTGGGAACAGTAACTGAAGATGGAGAACCTAATGTTACTTATGCTCCGTTTTTAAGATTTAGAGGAGATGACTATATTTTTATAAGTACAACAGGAGATCATTTTGATAATCTGAAAAATAACGGAAAACTTGAAGTGCTGTTTATAGAAGATGAAGAAAAATCCAAAATGATTTCTGCAAGAACAAGAGTCAGATACAAAGCCGTTGCAGAATTTCTCGAAAGAAATGCTCAATTTGAAGAGATTATGGATGAATTTCAGCAAAAAGACAGCCTTATAAAAATGACACGTACTATGAAAGATTTTTACCTCGTAAAACTGAAACTTATAAAAGGAAGATATATTAAAGGAATAGGCAAAGCTTATGATATAGCTGAAAACGGAGAGATAAAACATATAACTCAAGACGGTCATGTTTACGGGCATAAGGAAAAATAA
- a CDS encoding energy transducer TonB — MKFYIASIILNIGILFIPAFVLSQNTGKDTNETITVNLDNFVSENLSEESSDKNKQKAHKEEVITAQKPEIKEFNANKPEIKQNNVPINKIQNNHTDNKTTENTRNENAVINNNNSSHQNNSVSQSSGESSGSKGKEARSTGVSENTESAKKGNTTGHSRDNGNVCREGIDFTVVYNPDLQYPVAAERLGTKNTVVVNVRLNFNSNGNVSVIGVSGGNGIFQSEAKKSASRIKVRIKNPETLKCTITKPFRFNPR; from the coding sequence ATGAAATTTTATATTGCTTCAATAATTTTAAATATAGGTATTTTGTTTATACCTGCTTTTGTTTTGTCGCAAAATACTGGAAAAGATACGAATGAAACTATAACTGTAAATCTGGATAATTTTGTTTCGGAAAATTTGAGCGAAGAAAGTTCCGATAAAAATAAACAGAAAGCTCATAAAGAGGAAGTAATAACAGCTCAAAAACCTGAAATAAAAGAGTTTAATGCCAATAAGCCCGAAATAAAACAGAATAATGTGCCGATAAACAAAATTCAGAATAATCATACTGATAATAAAACAACTGAAAATACAAGAAATGAAAATGCTGTAATAAATAATAATAACAGTAGTCATCAAAATAATTCAGTCAGTCAGTCTTCAGGAGAAAGTTCGGGTAGTAAAGGCAAGGAAGCACGAAGTACAGGAGTCTCAGAAAATACTGAATCTGCTAAAAAAGGAAATACGACAGGACATAGCAGAGATAACGGAAATGTGTGCCGTGAAGGGATAGACTTTACAGTTGTGTATAATCCCGATTTACAGTATCCCGTTGCAGCAGAAAGACTTGGAACGAAAAATACTGTTGTAGTAAATGTAAGACTTAATTTTAACAGTAACGGAAATGTTTCAGTTATAGGAGTTTCAGGAGGAAACGGTATATTTCAAAGTGAAGCGAAGAAGTCGGCAAGCAGAATAAAAGTAAGGATAAAAAATCCCGAAACATTGAAATGTACTATAACAAAGCCGTTCCGATTTAATCCGAGATAA
- a CDS encoding ABC transporter substrate-binding protein, with protein MINIKNKIVKKGFLFFFLLLSVIVSCSKKEKSDNKSETENSKYKRIIVMDPAVVEMFYLLNSEDKIVGIAKLQRSKIWPEEKTEKLESVGTFTNVSVEKVLSLKPDLVIASAFYVPQGFEEVLKSNNIELKKVGANSIDEVFTNFQEIGKMLGKEKEAEKIIAEKKEKLENIKKLETKEKKGVFILSSAPMRVFGKGTLPDSIMRLLNIQNISDNMPGNSPILTPEFLIKENPDVILTLVKNPEEIVKANPQIKDVSAIKNRKFIVLDSNQVLRGSPRIVDHIAEVYEKTEKN; from the coding sequence ATGATAAATATAAAAAACAAAATTGTAAAAAAAGGTTTTCTTTTCTTTTTTTTATTACTTTCAGTAATAGTTTCATGCTCCAAAAAAGAAAAAAGCGATAATAAAAGCGAAACGGAAAACTCCAAATATAAAAGAATAATAGTTATGGACCCTGCAGTAGTTGAAATGTTTTATTTACTTAATTCCGAAGATAAAATAGTCGGAATTGCAAAACTTCAAAGATCAAAAATATGGCCTGAAGAAAAAACTGAAAAATTGGAAAGTGTAGGAACATTTACAAATGTTTCGGTAGAAAAAGTTTTGTCTTTAAAGCCTGATTTGGTTATAGCATCAGCTTTCTATGTTCCTCAGGGCTTTGAAGAAGTATTGAAGTCCAATAATATAGAACTGAAAAAGGTCGGAGCAAATTCCATAGACGAAGTTTTTACTAATTTTCAGGAAATAGGGAAAATGCTTGGAAAAGAAAAAGAAGCCGAAAAAATAATTGCCGAAAAAAAAGAAAAACTGGAAAATATAAAAAAACTTGAAACAAAAGAGAAAAAAGGTGTATTTATACTATCTTCGGCACCGATGAGAGTGTTCGGAAAAGGTACTTTGCCCGACAGTATTATGCGACTGCTTAATATACAAAATATATCGGATAATATGCCGGGAAACAGTCCTATTTTGACTCCTGAATTTTTAATAAAAGAAAATCCCGATGTAATTCTGACTTTGGTAAAAAATCCCGAGGAAATAGTAAAAGCAAATCCTCAAATTAAAGATGTATCGGCAATAAAAAACAGAAAATTTATAGTTTTAGATTCCAATCAGGTTTTAAGAGGATCTCCGAGAATAGTGGATCATATTGCCGAAGTTTATGAAAAAACGGAAAAAAACTGA
- a CDS encoding ABC transporter ATP-binding protein, with the protein MKTDIYTENINFSYDKKELLLNGINLNIKKGEFTGILGPNGCGKSTLLKIILKYLFPQSGIVELQNKKLKDYRQEELSKILSFVPQKSSLSMPMTVEEVVYMGRVPYMKNKWAGFDREDDEKVNEVMKKLELEKFRQRNIFSLSGGEFQRVLLARALAQDTEIIMLDEPTSALDMNYALEIMKLVFNFVKNENMTGIMVMHDLNLASMYCDNLIFLKNGKIRYRGTPEELFKPEIFHEIYGFQCEIAKYNDNYYVIPKKL; encoded by the coding sequence ATGAAAACGGACATATATACCGAAAACATAAATTTTTCTTATGATAAAAAAGAACTTCTTTTGAACGGAATAAATCTGAATATAAAAAAAGGGGAGTTTACGGGAATACTCGGACCTAACGGTTGCGGTAAGTCCACTCTTCTGAAAATAATATTGAAATATCTTTTTCCTCAGAGCGGAATAGTGGAATTGCAGAATAAAAAGCTGAAAGATTACAGGCAGGAGGAACTTTCAAAAATATTGAGTTTTGTTCCTCAAAAATCCTCTCTTTCCATGCCTATGACCGTAGAAGAAGTGGTTTATATGGGCAGAGTGCCTTATATGAAAAATAAATGGGCAGGTTTTGACAGAGAAGATGATGAAAAAGTAAATGAAGTAATGAAAAAACTTGAACTTGAAAAGTTCAGACAGAGAAATATATTTTCATTGTCGGGAGGAGAATTTCAAAGAGTTCTGCTTGCAAGGGCACTTGCTCAGGATACTGAAATTATAATGCTTGACGAGCCTACTTCCGCTCTTGATATGAATTATGCGTTGGAAATAATGAAACTCGTTTTTAATTTTGTAAAAAATGAAAATATGACAGGAATAATGGTAATGCACGATCTGAATCTGGCTTCTATGTATTGTGATAATCTTATATTTTTAAAGAACGGAAAGATAAGATACAGAGGAACTCCCGAAGAACTTTTTAAGCCTGAAATTTTTCATGAAATATACGGTTTTCAGTGTGAAATAGCAAAATATAACGATAATTATTACGTAATACCTAAAAAATTATAA